One stretch of Euphorbia lathyris chromosome 7, ddEupLath1.1, whole genome shotgun sequence DNA includes these proteins:
- the LOC136235937 gene encoding uncharacterized protein isoform X2: MSVTTYSMKTPYERHNLHKGPENNEVNVQDQDPRGARDGGIFLVRVDAGGNLQPSHKASQHIKDSVMMHPHPLGYCFKTVPPNVVQLYWKEFQKQCTWDNNRYNSNQVSMLL; encoded by the exons ATGAGTGTAACCACATACTCCATGAAGACACCAT ATGAAAGACATAATTTGCATAAAGGCCCAGAAAACAATGAAGTAAATGTTCAAGATCAAG ATCCGAGAGGAGCAAGGGATGGGGGAATTTTTTTGGTGCGAGTTGATGCGGGAGGCAA CTTGCAACCTTCGCATAAAGCATCACAGCATATTAAAGATAGTGTTATGATGCATCCTCATCCATTGGGATATTGTTTTAAGACCGTTCCTCCGAATGTTGTACAACTGTACTGGAAAGAGTTTCAA AAACAATGCACTTGGGACAACAATAGATACAATAGTAACCAAGTGTCAATGCTTTTATAA
- the LOC136235937 gene encoding uncharacterized protein isoform X1 gives MSVTTYSMKTPYERHNLHKGPENNEVNVQDQGFDARVGDPRGARDGGIFLVRVDAGGNLQPSHKASQHIKDSVMMHPHPLGYCFKTVPPNVVQLYWKEFQKQCTWDNNRYNSNQVSMLL, from the exons ATGAGTGTAACCACATACTCCATGAAGACACCAT ATGAAAGACATAATTTGCATAAAGGCCCAGAAAACAATGAAGTAAATGTTCAAGATCAAG GATTTGATGCGAGAGTTGGAGATCCGAGAGGAGCAAGGGATGGGGGAATTTTTTTGGTGCGAGTTGATGCGGGAGGCAA CTTGCAACCTTCGCATAAAGCATCACAGCATATTAAAGATAGTGTTATGATGCATCCTCATCCATTGGGATATTGTTTTAAGACCGTTCCTCCGAATGTTGTACAACTGTACTGGAAAGAGTTTCAA AAACAATGCACTTGGGACAACAATAGATACAATAGTAACCAAGTGTCAATGCTTTTATAA